The genomic window TAATATGAGCCAACCGATTTCAATCCATCGATCTATATTTTGCACAAATTGATGCTACAAGAAATTTATATATTGCACAAATTGAATAAGaatgaaattgtttttattcCCAAAGTAATGGATATATACAAGCAAATATATATCACTATGCACACAGAATAAATTAACAAAGACTAAAAATGACACCAAACCACACATGAAGAAACTATATAACATAATAAATCACATCATTTTTGTTGAGAGCAGGTTTGAGGATTGTTTGTAGGATTTAGAAACAACCAAAGAGTTTCTTTGGAGCTGTTCCAGTTGCCCTGTATTTTGCAGCTGTCTCTTCTGCTTTGAGTAAATCTTCACCTTTCTTGGCCTCAATTATTGCCTTCTTTTCTTCAGCTTGCTTGTGAAGTGCTgctattttgtttttcattttctctGCATATTCTCCCTTTTTCTTCTCCAATTGTTCCTATTCACAGTGAAAAGTTAaactaattgtttttttttttttccatacttTGGCATTgttattactaataaaaaataagttcttACCTCAAGTTTTCTCAATTCAGCTTCTGTTGCAGCTTTCTTACTGTTTTCCCATGCTGTAATGGTTGAGAGTTTTCTCTGAGCCCTGCTCatcaaattcattttaattagTATACAAAAGCTTGTtgaataacaaaaaaacaagtcattgattgataaaataatataatgatgatgttatAGTAGCAAGCTAACTTGGCAAAACATATAGATGACACCTATTTGAgctgaaaataaaatgtatGGAATTTCTAGGCAATCTGATATTTACTTTTAGAAAGTTAGTTATTGCAATGACTTGGcgtttgaattgatttatttgagcttatctggTGACACTGACATATGCAGTGTTGAGATTGTTTGaaagaatttatgaaaatagtttataacatgtccataagttgttttcgaCTTGTTTACACAAGTACTCATATAATAAATGTGAGTGTTATAAGTGCTTAATGTCCAAACACAGCCTTAGTGGTGATCCCTTCATGGCTACATACATAAGTCATTCATGTTTTAAGCAAGCAAAGCTTCATTTTGACAATTCCACATGTTACTTTAACTAGCCCTCTTAGTTATGGTGACTCAATGAAAGGTCCTAACAAGTATTAGATGGTGCAAGCTCTTACTTGTTCTCTGCTTTTGACTTTTCACTTTCTTCCCATGCTTTGATTAGTGAAATCCTCTTTTCTGTTGCAACTCTTTCAAGCACAGCATCTGAATGAAATGCCATAGTTTGTAATGTTAACATATGAAGTGCATTAAGGGAAtgatttaattcatatatatgaTCAGTGTAGCTACACTAAAAGTCACACATAATTGATTGTGATTTGATGACAGTGTCAAACTTTATACAAAGACGGTGTAAAGTTACATACCTCGGTTGATCGAGCCCTCTTTTGGTTTCTCTTCAGCAACTTCATCAGTCTCTGATAGTAACGAAATCAACAACAGAATGATATCAATGAGCTATTATTGTTATGTTATGTTAATAACACATGAATTAGAGTACCAAGGTGTTCTTTTCTTCCTTTAGATTCTGGTTTTCATGCAAGTAATTGGATCTTTACATGAAAACCAGAATCTTAATTAGCTTGTAGTTGGATGGTAAAAATAGAACAATTTGAagatatatattctttttttttttaataagatatAATTCTTCCTAATTGAACAATCATCAGAAATTCCAGCAAAaggaaacaaagaaaaacacaaaataatcAACCATGTCAAAAGTCACATAAAACTTTTTATTAGTAAATAAATACTACTAGTTTTGAATTTTCTATGTTAAAACTTTGCATAACCCCTTCAGGTTACTCAATACTAATAAGacaagtattaaaaaaaaacagaaaaaagaaagataaaatattCCCTGCAGTTTAACTTAATTTACAAAAGAAGATTAAAATTGTTAAGAAAACAGAGActacaagacaaaaaaaaaaccataattagacctcaaaaaacaattttaccAGAAAAACTGCAGAAAATTCTAAAAAAAGAAATCTCAATTGCAtcccttatatctatatatagaaACTACAAAGTGTTagtatatattaaaatcaacatgaaaccaaaaaataaattttaatctaaCCACCTTaatcaatccaaaaaaaaaattaaacacaccAAAATTGGAAACAGATAATGAATTCTatcttataatatatatacatacgCTCAAGCGCGCACATACACACGCACACAGAGTGGAGTGATACATACTCTGAACTAAGACAAGAGCTTTGGAGTCATCAACAacaggaggaggaggaggaggaggtgaGGATTGTGGAATtacagatttctcctcagcaacCAATTCCTTTGGAGCCTcaggtggaggaggaggaggtggaGTAGTAGTAGCAGTTTCAGTTGAAGCTGCaggtggtggtgatggtggtggaGGATTCGATGTTGATTCAGATTCTAACTTTTTTGGTTGCTCTTGATCTGtcattttttgtttggtatttttCACAAAGTGAAAAGATGATATGGAAATGGAAATTTATTTGTTGTAACGAAATTATTTGATTATAGAGAAGGAGAGATAAGCAAGTGTTGGAGGGATAGGGTTGGTTGAGATATTATAGTTGAACTAAGTAAGAAATGTAACTgttacttaaaataaataaagaaatgaaacttatttttatgCCAAACAAAGGATAGTAGTAACTTCAAATTCTAAAAGCTTAACTTGGTAGGTTTGTTGGTAGGTACTCCAATGAGTTGGCACTGCCCACTAATAGGGACACCTTATTATGTGCtcataaacaacaaaatatctttAACAAAGTAAACTATCTCAATAATTATGGAGTATAAGAGTATCAATTAATCATTGATTAGGAGTAGTATACTATACAACTATTTATGTTGTGTCGCCTAGTTTTTCAAAGATTAGGTTTTACTATTTAGAAAGGTTCGgcggcgcagcttgttgtcTGTCTGCCTTTTGTTCATCTGTAATTGtcttatcttatatatatatatacatatatatataaagtagaAATAAATGTATATTATTAGACCAACTTAATGCGACAATTATGTCGGGATGAGATTTGCAAGACTCGAGTCTGATTTAGTTAAGTTATTCACCTGTTTGACATGGACTAGGTCATATATTCATGTAGACCGATTTGCCATATTCTCAACtctctttttttgtttaatagtTTATTGGCTAAAAATTCATTATTTGAAGTGAATAAAATGGAGAATTTTGAATTTGAGTCCCGACCTCTTGCATATGCTATGCAATGTATTTATCGACTGAATTATACTTACGGATACATCTATTCACAACTCTAATCATACAAAATCATTAATTTGTATGATACAAgggtttttattattttgatttaataagGAAGAAACATGAAAGACAGCATATTTCTGATAATTAAGCAAAGCAAATGGAGCACCCATATAAGTAATGGTATCGTTTAAGgtacataattttttgttttgtttgaatatattttatCCTTAGAAAGATATTAATCATTTAAGTTtagtaattataaaaaaattcttctatTTTTAGTCTCTCATTTTATCTTTCATGTTTCCACAaatggtcttttttttttccaacacAAGTATTCAACTTACTAGACCGTCTAATCTAGTTTGGGGGTCAATTTTTAGTTTCAGCCCCTCCAGATCGTAGTTACAAGAATCGAACTGTGGttctccctatcaagttcaacgttaatcaccactgaaccaactaactattggttttgttgttttcttttgttgatcaAACAAATAGAAActcaatttaataatatatggatttttaaataataaacttttaaataaaatcGGACAAAAGATTTACACAACCATGTAGTAATATAATCTTCATCTTAATccattcaaaacaaaacaaaaaacctaTATATCTTCTAACTAGTAAATGTTCACATTCCACTTATATTAAACAAACATgccatgtaacaaaaaaatctatatatgaactttgtttgttcttttttttttttttttttctcttctaacACTCTTtcttgtatatttttttctattcGTTGTTATGTTTATTGAAATGagatataaaaaatgaattaatataaatgataaaatatttaaaattaatgaataaataattttgaatttaatttctaactctatgaaaaaaattcaattaaaaatgaaaaaactcaTTTTGTGTGCACATAAATTAACatgataaaaaacaaattattgaaaaaagatTCTATCGTTTCTTGTTTTAGGAGAATAACGGAATCTTTTGACATGGGACCCTAGCCTTAAAGATGGCTGGTATCTCTTTCAATACAACTTGCATATATAAGGTCCATCTGTCAAATGTGCGGcttaaaatgaaatttgaagTGAAACCTAAGACATTATGTTCAATCAATAATTAGTTGATT from Trifolium pratense cultivar HEN17-A07 linkage group LG1, ARS_RC_1.1, whole genome shotgun sequence includes these protein-coding regions:
- the LOC123917986 gene encoding remorin-like codes for the protein MTDQEQPKKLESESTSNPPPPSPPPAASTETATTTPPPPPPPEAPKELVAEEKSVIPQSSPPPPPPPVVDDSKALVLVQKTDEVAEEKPKEGSINRDAVLERVATEKRISLIKAWEESEKSKAENKAQRKLSTITAWENSKKAATEAELRKLEEQLEKKKGEYAEKMKNKIAALHKQAEEKKAIIEAKKGEDLLKAEETAAKYRATGTAPKKLFGCF